Genomic window (Vibrio coralliirubri):
ACCGATGGTTTCTTTTTGCAGGTTCCACCACCACCAGTTAACGAACTTGAGCTTCATAAAGAGCGTAAAGCCCAACAGAAATCTCAAGACGAAGAGTGATAGCCACCTCAATTCAAGGAGGAGTGATCGTTGAGTAAATTTTCGAAAACCATATTGGCTGTGTCGGCATTACTATTGGGTAATAGCCTGACCATAAGTTCAGTACAAGCTGAAGAACTGAGCTTCGAGCAATATGTAGAAAAACTAAAGCAACAAGGCCGTGAAGAAGGCATCTCTGAAGCGATCATTGATGAAGCCTTTGATGGTGTAACGTTTAAGCCACGTGCGGTGAAAGCCGACAAAAACCAACCTGAGAAAAAACTGACTCTGGATGAATACATTCCACGAGCGGTTCCAGATTGGAAAGTGAAGCAAGCAAGGTCACTTTATAAGGAACACTACACCGCGTTAAAGCGTATTGGTGATGAATATGGTGTTCAACCAAGATTCATTGTCGCGCTATGGGGTGTTGAGAGTAATTTTGGTAAGTTCACGGGCAATTACAGCGTTATCGACGCCCTAACGACCATGGCTTATGAAGGACGCCGAGAAGCTTTCTTCCGCAGCGAAGCGATGGCGGCATTGAAGATTCTTGATCAAGGCCATATTGCTCCAAAAGAGATGAAAGGCTCTTGGGCTGGTGCGATGGGTCAGCCTCAGTTTATGCCGAGCTCATTCTTAGCGTATGCCGCTGATGGCAGTGGCGACGGTAAGAAAGACATTTGGGGCACTGAAGAAGACGTATTTGCTTCAGCGGCCAATTATCTCAGCCAATCAGGATGGGATGACAAATATACTTGGGGTCGTCAGGTTCATGTTCCGTCAACTGTGTCTATTGACTTACAAGGTCGAGACGAAGACAAAGCGAAATACTTAAAAGAGTGGTCTGAACTCGGCATTAAACGCTATGACGATCGCCCACTGCCAACGCTTGATGAAGACATTAAAGCTTGGTTGATAATGCCGGATGACGAAGCGGGTCGTTCGTACCTCATTTACAACAACTACAATGTGTTAATGAAGTGGAACCGTTCTTACTACTTTGCTTTGGCAGTAAGCCATCTAGCTGACAGAATTAAGTTTGATTAATCGACCCATTTGATTAATAGACTGAATTTGGTTAATAGCCTTAGGCCGCTTTGAATAGCATTTGGCCTACCATAGGCAGAACGAACTAAAGGACTCTTCGGAGTCCTTTTTGATTTTATATTTCAGAGATTTAATAAGGTGATCTTGTGCTAACAGATAGAGCTGCACAGATGGTGATATTTCATGCGCTGATCAAGCACGAAGGCTTTACCAGTGCTGCAAAAAGCTTAAATGTTTCGGTGTCTCATATCAGTAAGCAAGTCGCTTTGCTTGAAGACTCGATAGGCATCAAGCTGGTGCAACGAACCACACGAAGCCTCACGCTGACTGAAGCGGGAGACGTGTTCTATCAACATTGTGAGCAGTTGTTTAACACGGTAAAAGCGGCTCAGATGGATATGGACAGCCAGCGCGATGATATCTCTGGAATCTTGCGCGTCGGGTTGTCGCAGTCATTTGGCACACTGCATATCATTCCGGCGATTGATCAACTCAGACAGCTTTATCCTCAGTTGAGAATCGAGGTCCACTTGTTCGACTATAAGGTGGACATGATTGAAGAGCGCTTGGATCTCTGGATCACCAACAATGAAG
Coding sequences:
- a CDS encoding lytic murein transglycosylase, which gives rise to MSKFSKTILAVSALLLGNSLTISSVQAEELSFEQYVEKLKQQGREEGISEAIIDEAFDGVTFKPRAVKADKNQPEKKLTLDEYIPRAVPDWKVKQARSLYKEHYTALKRIGDEYGVQPRFIVALWGVESNFGKFTGNYSVIDALTTMAYEGRREAFFRSEAMAALKILDQGHIAPKEMKGSWAGAMGQPQFMPSSFLAYAADGSGDGKKDIWGTEEDVFASAANYLSQSGWDDKYTWGRQVHVPSTVSIDLQGRDEDKAKYLKEWSELGIKRYDDRPLPTLDEDIKAWLIMPDDEAGRSYLIYNNYNVLMKWNRSYYFALAVSHLADRIKFD